Below is a genomic region from Neurospora crassa OR74A linkage group VII, whole genome shotgun sequence.
GCAcgactattataatagtgaGTTTTTTTGGGGTTAACGTATGGAACACTCGCTCGCCCAGTTTAGGCTAACACCGTGGTCAGTCATCAAACAGCCAATGGACCTAGGTACAATGGCCAAAAGACTCAAGACCCTCCACTACAAGTCCAAGGCCGAGTTTGTCACGGACCTCAACTTGATTTGGGATAACTGTCTTCGATATAACCAGGACTTGGCCAATCCTCTCCGCCGGATGGCCAATGGGATGCGCAAGGAGGCTGAGAAACTAATCCCCCTAATACCGGACATCGTGATCAGGCCCAGGGCAGAGGTCGAAGCCGAGGAACGCCGAAAACAGAACGGCGGCGAGGACGAGGCTGGCGATGACAGTGACGACGAGCCAATAATGTCATCTCGTGGACGAAAGGCCGGTACCAAAGGGACCAACAAGTCACGGAAAGCACCAACAGACCAAAAAGAAGGGACACCAAGCGTCGACCAAAAACCGATATTGCAACTCAACGGTATCCTAGCCAAGTCTCACAGAGAGGGCTCCGAGGTCGACGGCAGCAATGGATTTGGGACGCCTATCGGCGGGTCCCTTACACCCAGCAACATAAATGGTGGACACTCGGGGGTCAGCAACGCGGATGCCATGGAGCTGGATGGGCCATCACTCAACGGAATGGCCTTGAATCATGCCTTCAGAGAAGCGGAGGAGCAGGCGTATGAGGACGAAGAGTACAAGATCTGGAAACAAGTAACGAAAAAGGATCGTGCTCTTCTGGCAAAGGAGCGTTTCCAGCTGTTCAAGGACAACAAGCTAAATCCCGACGAGCCTGCACTACTGCGAACCAAAGCCGGGATGCGTCGATTCCTGAAATCACGCAAAGAGGCAGAGGCCATGGGCGTGATCACCTCACAAGGCGATGCGCCTGGTAGTGGAGATGGCAACAAGGTGGCAGAGACATTAGCCCAGGGCATGGAGGATGAGACTATTCGGAATGTCCCTGCTTATTACGAACCCCAAACGATCATACCCGATATCCCATCAAAGCTACAATGGgtcgaggatggcgagggaCAAGTGATTAATCAGCATGAAGAGTTCCTTCGGCTCGTCCCTCCCGGTCAATTCACCGCCCCAGAGAGTCGGCTGACCAAGAAGTTCGATGCCAACATTCGGCAGATGCAAGAGACTCGCAAACTGTGCTCCAAGATCAGCGTCATCAAGCAGATGCAGATCCAGACTCAGGTAGGCTTTGCGAGCCCAATGAAGCGTGATTCTTTTTCACCTTGACGGCTTAGATGCTGACATGCAAATGAATAGGTATATACGAATCAGTTCCCGAAGTATAACCCGGAGCCGATGGTGGAAGCCGATATCGAGCCCACCTTTCTCGCCGGCGAAGGTCCCGTCATGGCCCCCGAGGTGTGCAGGGCGGCATTACAACGATCCGTTGCCAAGATCTTCTATCATGCGGGCTTCGAGGAACTGCAGCCCTCCGCCCTGGATACGATAACCGACATTGCTGGCGACTACTTCCAGAAGATTATCCGGTCATACAACATATACCGTGAAGCCGAGTGGAAGGAGCCACCGCCTGcatggaaggaaaagggggtaAAATACGTGCCCAGATTCACGAACGAGGAAGTCATCTTGCACACATTGAGCGAAAGTGGCATCGAACTGGATGCGCTGCAGGCCTACGCCAAGGACGATATCGACCGCCTGGGCAACAAGCTCACCCAGATCCACGATCGTATGAAGGCGCATCTTGCCGACCTACTGCGGCCGGCACTGACCGACAATAGTGGTGACGGATCAGGATCATTCGAAGATGGCAGCGAGCAATTCGTGGGAGGCGACTTTGCAGAGGAACTTGGCGATGACTTCTTCGGCTTCAAGGCCCTTGGTCTCGACCGTGAGCTGGGTCTCGAAATGCTTTCAGTGCCACTACACCTGCTGCAATCAAGAGTTCGGAACCAATACCAAATGCAGGCTTCAACAACCGGCCAGGCAACAACCGACCTCTTCGAGCAGCTCCCGCCTGCCGACCCGGTCACCAAGGAAAGCATCCAAGAGGAAATCGGCCTGGTCAAGAACTTCTTCCTTGCCAAGCTGCATGCCAACAACGATCAGCCGCTCGTGGAAGACGAAGATCTGCCCGTCAAGCAAAGAAAGCCACGTCCTCGTCTGGCCGCCAGCGGCAAGATTACCGCCCCGGCCAAGCGGCCGCTCAGAGAGCAGATCGCCGCagccaagaagagaaagaaggaggccCTGGCGGGTGCCAATGCCTCGCCAGAGAAGGCGGGGGCGGCCGCGGGTGGTACACCCTCCAAAAAGGCCAAGACCAGTCACAACTTGGTCAACGGTACGGGCGccgcaggaggaggaggaggaagtggtggcAATGTCGGCGGGTTGGTTGCTCCGTCTATGGAGAGAATGGGGAGCGTAAACAGCCAGACGAATGCGAGCATCACGGATAAAGATGACGCCGGGGCTATGGGCATGATGAGCCCGGAAAGTTTCGAGCAAAAGTGAGAGCAGAAGGGCGAATGGTTAATGGAGGTTGCTGGGAAGCTCGTTGATCCACGAGAGCGGGAAACAAGAGACAGAAGACGGGATGATGACATCGGTAGATGGTAGATGAGTGGGGAGAGGATCCCAAGggaaagaaacaaagaaagcATGAAAGCGCTTTTTCCTAGTGTATTCTGTCTTCTGTGTGTCTGGGTCAGTGTGGAACTGGTGGAGATGGTTCGGGTTTACGGTCAGGTTAGGTTGGAACAGGTTAGGTCGGGTTGGGTTGATTCGGATGGCCATCTGTTTGTCTGCTGGTTGTGTATGCTGGACTGGACATGTGTTGGTTCCGTCATTTCTCTTTTTGGTTTATCCGCGAAGACAGAAAGGCTATTTACGGTGGCAggcctttctctcttttttttttctaaaaaCTTCTTTTCACATCATGTTATTTTCTttaggaagaggaggggcgGGCACGTACTTCCCTGTACTCGAAACTGATTGATTGGTTTGGTTGactgattgattgattgattgattgattgatatCCCTGATCGCGAGAGAGATCCGAGACAGTGAGAAGAGacagaaagagagaaattttataatttgcATTTGATCCCTACCCTACCTTGACTACAACTTGACCTTGACCATCTGACGAAATACTCATTGCCTCGCTCGCAACACCAGATGAAACCTCTTCTTCATACGAAACCCGCCGCTGTCTCACTAAACACCTCAAAAGGTAAACCGAAGTTATCCTCGAACCTCAGACAATGCTTCAATTTTTCTAATCTTCTTTGTCACCTCGCCACTTGTCAATTCCTCGCCCTCTTTATCAGTAACTAACTGACTGTCTTGCGTTGCTTGAGTCACTATCTCTGACGGACTCGGGCTTTCTTCTCAAAAGCTTCTCCAGAACTCATCGTACGTCACCAATTCGATCAACATCCACGACAGCTTGTCCACCAAGAAAGGTCCTTCTTGCACTCCTCTATGGTGAGAAAAGACTACGTTCGTCAAAGTGTTCCTCAAGGGGGGTTAACTTTGAGGGTTTTGGGTTTTATAGAAAGGCTCTTTGGACTTGTTGGAAGGCTGGGTGTGGTTGGTGGTCATGGTTCTGGGACATTTGGGGATGATGATAATTTCGGTGAAGATttcaaaaaggaaaatccTGAATCATGTTGgtcctttttgtttttcccccttcttgCGTAAGAGTAAAAGACGTTGTATACGGCGGAAAGTTTCGGTGCATGGGCAAGATGGCGAGGAGTGACTGATGGTCTATCAAGATATATTCAGCGACGTACGGACCGTTGGACGTTGTCAGAACCAACATCCTCATTCTCGAGTGAATCATTATACATGACGCACATGAACGGTCTTTCTTGATTTGTGCATAAGGCTTGTTATCCCATTTATGTTCTGTTGATTGCATTACCCGACTTGAAGCATTGCGTTGGTATAATTAGCACGGGAATAGGTAGCAAGACAAACACAACAGTGCAACGATTTGCCTGTGTCTAACCCTTATCACGATACtcgataaaaaaaaaacatcagCCTCCGTCTTCCTCGCACTATGTAGAAACATCTCTACAGTGGCCGCTCTGATACCGCTTACTTTAGTCctggtaaaaaaaaaaaaaaaaaaaaaaaaaaaaaacaaaaaaaaaaaaaaaaaacgactCCCTACAGCCTTCTTCGCCCATATCACATCGTTTCCCCACTTGTTTCCTGCCCTTTATCATCATCGACTTGCTTCTCATCCCGAGACCCAACTACTTCCCACTGAATATAGTCGAGCCAACGAACATCTGGAACTCCCACATCGTCCCATTGTATCCCAAGTTTCTCCACCATTTGCGGCATCGTCTTGTTCAACCACTGACGGTCCGGAAAGCCCCATCTCATCGAAATGTTCTTCATGTCAGGCATTGAGACTTTGACAAATCCCAGTGAGTGGAGTATCATCAAAGCAGCGTATGTGTCCCTTTCCGCCGCCTCGGTGGTTTCGTATGTCTGGGTTGACCCGAGTGTCAAGGTGGGAGTGAGATCGTTCCAAGGCCATGTATATAGAAAATTGTCAGGTCCGGTTGGTCTGTAGGTTGTGTGTGTTGTCCATCGTCCGAGGAGACCGACAGGAGGAACCAGGAAAAATCTCCAGCTTGAGAGTCCCTTGTCTGTAAGTTGCAGGTCATGCTTCGTGAATTGCAAATGGATGAGTGCGGCAGGTTGCACGCAGTTAGGCTTCGATGAAGGATTGGTGGTGTCCCGAGTTGCACTAGCAGATGTTGCCGAAGCATGCTGttcaggttgttgttgatcggTCATGATATTGGTTTGCAAATATGAATATGGAATTATTAAGCAAATTTCTGGGCACGGCTTATGATGCCGTAGAAATGTAACGAGTTACGATGAGTGTAGGAGAGTCATGGTGGATGGGGACTTAACTATATACCTCTACAATCTGGACCAGACGCGAATGCCTTCAAATagtctctttcctttttctttttccctggCAATACCAATCACATAATTACGGTAACCGCGGCCGTCCTTCGAAACCACATGCGGCATGCACCGTTGGgttatttctattagttCCTCCTTCCATATCCTCAAAGCACAACAGGTGTATTAAtacaaggtaggtagattgCGTCAACATAggaacttccacttgtaATTTCCAACAGACAGCGTACTTGAATGTAATTTCCGTTGCTACCTATGTTCAAGGTAGCCAGCACCCGCCTCAAAAGCAAAGAGCTCCTCTCCTGTTTCTCTCAAATCATATTCAGGTACTGACAGCAGCTACATATCATCCATTCCGGACCTcgaaacctacctacctcttaCTGGCTTTCAACCGTCCAGAGGTACTTTCCCACTTACAGCCTTTCGTTTCTTTACCATCAACTGTATatccttccatcttcttctctgccTCCGCCCCCCTTTTCCCACTTCATATGTTCCAACCACGGGATACTCGGAAACAAAAGGCAACTTCCGATGCAGAAAACCCCAATCCCGCAGTTTTCCCTCGGCAGCTCCCTTCAGATTCTAGTACAGACCAGGCAAGTTATTCTTCACCTAACCAAGAACAGGGAACACAAAATTCCCATATCAGCGTCGAAGTACCAGAGGCCGTCACATCTCTGAGCCTTCAAGACAGGAGAGTATCCAAAGTGCTCTTCTTTCCCATCTCATTACAATATCACCATTGAGGTCGAGTAAGTCGTGACCACCCACATATGAAGCTGAGCGTGGACTAGGGGAGTATCCTTTGGCTACTCAATATCCGCTATCTGAACCTGGGGAAGAAGTCCTACACCGTCAACTAAGTTCGGCGCATGCGGTAATCCTACCTTAGTTATCTCGTGTTTATCTCCGCAGCGAAAAGAAAGATtgtaaagaagaaaaaaaaaactaaggagaaggaaaatagaCAGTGAAGAAGCCAGAAAAGAGAACAATGGGCAAAAAACAGTGGGAAGAAGGATAGAGTCGCGTGACCGAAAACCCGTGAAAGATGAATATCATAACTGGAGCAAAACAATGAGTTAGTGAACCTCGATTTTTTTGAAAGTCTCTCTAGATGAGTAGCTGATATCTTGTCAGCATCTTGCTGTCCTGAAGTAATGGAATATAAAACGACCAAAATGAAAAGTATAGACACACCTTTAAATGTTTACTAACAGATAAGCGGCGTAGCGATAAGCACACTGACCGGAGCAAAGTCCGGACGCATCAAGACAGCATCATTACATAGACACGGACACTGCCGAACTTGATCCCGACCAGCACAGATTTCTTCAACCTAATTATCTCTAAGTCAAATACGTATGTAAAGGTAGCAAGCCGGGTAGATCTATCCATCCCATGTATCTAATCCCATCTAGTATCCCTTAGCAACGTGACATCAGAAGGAATCATCGCAAAAGCCCCAACATGCCAGGTGGTGTGGAAAAAGGTTTGGACATTCGCTGGGCCTGGTTTTTGGTATAAGCGTGTCCGGACTTTTTATCATCATACCGTAACGCATACCCTCATGAGCACAGACATCATCCACACATATACAACCACGAACCCGACCTATGTACAACATGGGCCATCGTCCTCAGTTTGCCGCAAGAATAGTTGCGTCTATTATGATCCAGGGTACAAAACTTGTGACCCCCAACCGCGTTGAAGCAGTCGTCTAAAACAACTAGTTATCCCCACCGAACTCCGCAGTCCTGAAAAATGATCATGTTGAGGACCAAGTACCAAATTGCAACGCCCCTTTAGAAATGCATGCAATATGGTGAATTTTTTTCCGACTCCCAgtgacttttttttccccgtAACCTAATCCATCGTTGAGATCGTAAATCCAGTGACCCTTTTAAACCACCCTGTTTTTAGTTTTCCCCAAGTCTTCATCCCGGGTCTCATGCAAAGTTGAAAAACATATCCGCGACCCATTGGCATCGCTGTTGAAAAATGCCCCAAACGCTTATATACCGTATATCCTCATTACCACGCAAAACATTCAGGAAATCTCTGTATGTGAGTAACACATTTAGAGACCGGCATCGTATCTCCAGCCCTCAacggggagggggaaggtGTTGCTCCAGGCGGCAATCTCCTGCTTGAGCTCGTTGATGCGGGGAATATCGCTGGTGGCGATCTTGGCCTTGAAGTCCTTCTGCTTGTTAGCCTCCTTGGGGAGGGAAGCCTGGATCTCCTTGCAGAGCTTGACAGCCTCATCGACGAAGACGGCGACCTTCTCGAAGTCGGCCTCGCCGAAGCCACGGGAGGTCATAGCGGGGGTACCAATACGGAGACCGCCGGGGGTGAGGGCGCTCTTGTCGCCGGGAACGGCGTTCTTGTTGCAGGTAATGTTGATCTGCTCAAGGAGGAACTCAACACGGGCACCATCGACGCCGATGGGGCGAAGGTCAACGAGGACCATGTGAGAGTCAGTGCCGTCAGAGACGAGCTTGTAGCCGAgctccttgagcttcttctcgAGAGCCTTGGCGTTGGCAACGACCTTCTGCTGGTACTCCTTGAACTCGGGGGAGGCAGCCTGCTTGAGGGCAACGGCAAGGGCGGTGATGGTGTGGTTGTGGGGGCCACCCTGGTGACCAGGGAAGACGGAGAAGTTGATCTTGTCCTCAAGGTCGTAGAGGGTCTCCTTGCCGGTCTTGGCGTCAACGGAGCGGACACCGCGGCGGAAGAAGATCATGGCGCCACGAGGGCCACGGAGAGACTtgtgagtggtggtggtgacgacaTCGGCGTAGAGGAAGGGCGAGGGGATAACCTCGGAGGCAATGAGGCCGGAAATGTGAGCCATATCGACGACAAGGTAAGCGCCAACGGAGTCGGCAATCTTGCGCATGCGCTCGTAGTCAATCAGACGGCAGTAGGCAGAGGTACCGGCGACGAGGACCTTGGGGCGGAAGAGCTGGGCGTTCTTCTCGAGGGTATCGTAGTCGATGAGACCAGTGTCAATGTTGACGCGGTAGGGCATGGTCTCGAAGTAGGTAGAGACAGCAGAGATCCTGGAGAGAGTAGGTGGGTTAGTTTGGCCCTTGTTTAACTGGAGTAGCTAGTATGACACTCACTTGCGCTGGGGGGTCTGGTAACCGTGGGAAAGATGGCCACCGTGGGGGAGGTCAAGACCCATGAGTCTGCCGTGGACGGGCATGATGGCCTGGTAGACCTGGAGGTTGGCAGGGCTGCCGGACAAGCACTGAACATTGACACCCCACTGCTTGGGGTCGAGGTGGAAGGCCTCAAGGGCACGGTTCTGGCAGAGAACCTCGATCTCGTCGATGTGCTGGTTGCCACCATAGTAGCGGGCGCCGGGAAGACCCTCCGAGTACTTGTTGGACATGGGGGAGCCGAGGGCATCGAAGACGGCACGCGAGGTGACGTTCTCGGaggcgatgaggatgatggacTCGCGCTGGCGCTgaacctccttcttcatgatCTCGGCGACCTGGGGGTCGGACTCGACCAAGCTATGCTCGAGCATCTGTATATCGTAGGATTATGAGTCAACATGTTTGTCCCTTCAATATGCGGCCACAAAAAGTATCTGAAGCAGAGGGGTTACCACGTACGGCCTTGTGAGTCTCGGAGAGGGAGTAGGTAGACATGGTGACTGATTTGGGGGGGTTGGCTTCTGAAAAAGTGAGAGGCCGTGTGAGgattgaggatgatgaaggaaagaaggaaagacgggagggaaggaaaggaaagagaagaggggACTGATGACTGAGATATAGAAGGAGGGGCACTGAGATCCAGGGTAGGTTGCTGGACGACCTCGACTCAGTCAACCTCTGACGGGAATTCACTTGAGTGGCTGCGCGGGCCCAGTCGCGGGTCCAGTCGCGGGCGGCGGCCGGGGGCGGGTGAAAGAAAAATTATTGGAACCCCGCCAACGTGCAGCTCCTCCAATTCGCAATCGCCCTCAGCTGCAAATCTACTGCCAAAAATCGCTAAAAACGTGACCATCCGCCGCACACTGCAAGGACGGGGCCCGATCTCCGGACCTCAGAACAAAGTCTGGGCCCCGCATTCGACATGGTTTTCTCCACCACATTGGTCACTGGCGTGAGCTGTTGCGGTCCATAATCCTGGTTATTGCAATACCGGGGGTTCGCTACCGGGCCATTGCaggcgacgacgatgactcttcctcctccagatTTTGAGATCTGCGACTGAGTCTTGGCCTCATCGTCGCAGGTTTCTTCGCTTTCGTTTCCATTTCTCATTGTCGGCTCAGCCTGTGTTTAAATCCAGATCTATGGTTCAAATTTGACTTTTTCGTATTTGTCTAGTGTTACAGTTGAGCCCTGATATGGTCAAGTTTGTTTTCATGTAAGCGTGGTTCTTTAAGGACCTTTCTACCAGAGATGAAAACATCAGATTCCGGACCTCCCATTGATTTCAACtaccacaaaaaaaaaaattgtgGCGAACAACACTCCCGTCGATCGTGTTCCGCCACATGTGCACCCAGATTTGATGCCATTCGCAGTGGGCAATAGCAAGCCAAAAAGAATTCCCAGATCAGAGCTTCCGCCTGGCCAGCTACCAGCCTGAAAACTCAAATAGTGTATAAGAGCCCTCTGCACTACACACATAGTAGAAGTCCCGAGCCAACACACAAACCACGCCAAGTCAGGTTGGACTATATATGCATGTTCAAAAGATTGACAGTGATACCACAACAGTACCAACAGGTACCTGGATGCTATTCAGGCGAGTCAGGTTAGTACACTACGTAGTATCGGTTGGAGATAAGATGAACCATGAGCTTATCGGCTTGAAGGATGACATGGGCATGACATCTCACCTGACACCGAGGCCAGTGTACACTCAACCACTCACACCTTCCCGTCAACACGGCACAGTCCGTCGTGCATCTTCACGTCAAGTTCGCGTACTGGTTGAGGTGCTTCTTTGAACTGGGCAGTGTTCCTGCCGGATGCCACAACTCGCAACAAATGGACTTTGGGAATGgaccctacctctacctgtgCGGAATCACATGTACCTTGCCTTATCGTCTTCAACTGCTGATAACAACTCGACCAATTGCTCGATGCACCATTGAGAGCTAGTACTTAAAGCTTAGTGCTCATCAGCTCAAAGCCAAAAGTATTGCCAGATGTCGGAGTCTCAGACAGCCATTGTCTTGTGCTCCCGTCCGCATCCGTGCTCAATGGCCTTCCATGCCTGTCTCCCCGTCCCTTCATGCGTTCCCGTTTCAGTCGTGTCGAGTCGAGCACTTCGCTTCTCAGTGAAAAGGAACGGTGAACCTCTCTGGCTCCATGGCAGACCGTTATGTAATCCATCGATGCCTTCTAAAGGTGGCTAGCCCTTCGTCTGACTGGGTCCACCTCCGGTTTGTCTGGGATACAGTGGAAGCACTTTTGCGATCTATCCAATCATCTCATAGCTAGCCGGGAAGCGAG
It encodes:
- the bdp-2 gene encoding transcriptional activator spt7; this translates as MSITNGQHAWPPPSTAAHMNGIRAVIPHPSQDDGPPRTQTPFDNSTTALMPEAPSSDPDDDQRRSHFVDKYHKADERIALLFADDGSYNIPVIAALKRAPTPPIPLLPPTTDHAPIQEPPRKKAKRVIDEDDYGDDDDDDEDDDDQESDHPVATDTKPDTQLTSKHSANDAAARALLSPSKSGSSPVHSIPSPGRQADRQTAKEDGSQPQTKSSEDARRELEAARNATEEAAKRGFHTLFYTLENDRTAMLEQQQLEESEKQLQAEMDKSGQTNHSQGAPSQNNHGSLSSANLGASSLTLKHLIARIDMKRDRVQASDAELRSLMNEVRKNRSKWASEENVGQEELYEALDKVLTELKAHTEYSTPFLTKVNKRDAHDYYNIIKQPMDLGTMAKRLKTLHYKSKAEFVTDLNLIWDNCLRYNQDLANPLRRMANGMRKEAEKLIPLIPDIVIRPRAEVEAEERRKQNGGEDEAGDDSDDEPIMSSRGRKAGTKGTNKSRKAPTDQKEGTPSVDQKPILQLNGILAKSHREGSEVDGSNGFGTPIGGSLTPSNINGGHSGVSNADAMELDGPSLNGMALNHAFREAEEQAYEDEEYKIWKQVTKKDRALLAKERFQLFKDNKLNPDEPALLRTKAGMRRFLKSRKEAEAMGVITSQGDAPGSGDGNKVAETLAQGMEDETIRNVPAYYEPQTIIPDIPSKLQWVEDGEGQVINQHEEFLRLVPPGQFTAPESRLTKKFDANIRQMQETRKLCSKISVIKQMQIQTQVYTNQFPKYNPEPMVEADIEPTFLAGEGPVMAPEVCRAALQRSVAKIFYHAGFEELQPSALDTITDIAGDYFQKIIRSYNIYREAEWKEPPPAWKEKGVKYVPRFTNEEVILHTLSESGIELDALQAYAKDDIDRLGNKLTQIHDRMKAHLADLLRPALTDNSGDGSGSFEDGSEQFVGGDFAEELGDDFFGFKALGLDRELGLEMLSVPLHLLQSRVRNQYQMQASTTGQATTDLFEQLPPADPVTKESIQEEIGLVKNFFLAKLHANNDQPLVEDEDLPVKQRKPRPRLAASGKITAPAKRPLREQIAAAKKRKKEALAGANASPEKAGAAAGGTPSKKAKTSHNLVNGTGAAGGGGGSGGNVGGLVAPSMERMGSVNSQTNASITDKDDAGAMGMMSPESFEQK
- the for gene encoding serine hydroxymethyltransferase, producing MSTYSLSETHKAMLEHSLVESDPQVAEIMKKEVQRQRESIILIASENVTSRAVFDALGSPMSNKYSEGLPGARYYGGNQHIDEIEVLCQNRALEAFHLDPKQWGVNVQCLSGSPANLQVYQAIMPVHGRLMGLDLPHGGHLSHGYQTPQRKISAVSTYFETMPYRVNIDTGLIDYDTLEKNAQLFRPKVLVAGTSAYCRLIDYERMRKIADSVGAYLVVDMAHISGLIASEVIPSPFLYADVVTTTTHKSLRGPRGAMIFFRRGVRSVDAKTGKETLYDLEDKINFSVFPGHQGGPHNHTITALAVALKQAASPEFKEYQQKVVANAKALEKKLKELGYKLVSDGTDSHMVLVDLRPIGVDGARVEFLLEQINITCNKNAVPGDKSALTPGGLRIGTPAMTSRGFGEADFEKVAVFVDEAVKLCKEIQASLPKEANKQKDFKAKIATSDIPRINELKQEIAAWSNTFPLPVEGWRYDAGL